In a single window of the Pongo abelii isolate AG06213 chromosome 1, NHGRI_mPonAbe1-v2.0_pri, whole genome shotgun sequence genome:
- the PRDM2 gene encoding PR domain zinc finger protein 2 isoform X5, translating into MRDSAEGPKEDEEKPSASALEQPATLQEVASQEVPPELATPAPAWEPQPEPDEQLEAAACEVNDLGEEEEEEEEEDEEEEEEEEDDELEDEGEEEASMPNESFVKEPEIRCDEKPEDLLEEPKTTSEETLEDSSEVTPAMQIPRTKEEANGDVFETFMFPCQHCERKFTTKQGLERHMHIHISTVNHAFKCKYCGKAFGTQINRRRHERRHEAGLKRKPSQTLQPSENLADGKASGENVASKDESSPPNLGPDCLIMNSEKASQDTINSSVVEENGEVKELHPCQYCKKVFGTHTNMRRHQRRVHERHLIPKGVRRKGGLEEPQPPAEQAQATQNVYVPSTEPEEEGEADDVYIMDISSNISENLNYYIDGKIQTNNNTSNCDVIEMESASADLYGINCLLTPVTVEITQNIKTTQVPVTEDLPKEPLGSTNSEAKKRRTASPPALPKIKAETDSDPMAPSCSLSLPLSISTTEAVSFHKEKSVYLSSKLKQLLQTQDKLTPPAGISATEIAKLGPVCVSAPASMLPVTSSRFKRRTSSPPSSPQHSPALRDFGKPSDGKAAWTDAGLTSKKSKLESHSDSPAWSLSGRDERETVSPPCFDEYKMSKEWTASSAFSSVCNQQPLDLSSGVKQKSEGTGKTPVQWESVLDLSVHKKHCSDSEGREFKENHSVQPMCSAVKKRKPTTCMLQKVLLNEYNGIDLPVENPADVTRSPSPCKSLEAQPDPDLGPDSGFPAPTVESTPDVCPSSPALQTPSLSSGQLPPLLIPTDPSSPPPCPPVLTVATPPPPLLPTVPLPAPTSSASPHPCPSPLSNATAQSPLPILSPTVSPSPSPIPPVEPLMSAASPGPPTLSSSSSSSSSSSSFSSSSSSSSPSPPPLSAISSVVSSGDNLEASLPMISFKQEELENESLKPREEPQSAAEQDVVVQETFNKNFVCNVCESPFLSIKDLTKHLSIHAEEWPFKCEFCVQLFKDKTDLSEHRFLLHGVGNIFVCSVCKKEFAFLCNLQQHQRDLHPDKVCTHHEFESGTLRPQNFTDPSKAHVEHMQSLPEDPLETSKEEEELNDSSEELYTTIKIMASGVKTKDPDVRLGLNQHYPSFKPPPFQYHHRNPMGIGVTATNFTTHNIPQTFTTAIRCTKCGKGVDNMPELHKHILACASASDKKRYTPKKNPVPLKQTVQPKNGVVVLDNSGKNAFRRMGQPKRLNFSVELSKMSSNKLKLNALKKKNQLVQKAILQKNKSAKQKADLKNACESSSHICPYCNREFTYIGSLNKHAAFSCPKKPLSPPKKKVSHSSKKGGHSSPASSDKNSNSNHRRRTADAEIKMQSMQTPLGKTRARSSGPTQVPLPSSSFRSKQNVKFAASVKSKKPSSSSLRNSSPIRMAKITHVEGKKPKAVAKNHSAQLSSKTSRSLHVRVQKSKAVLQSKSTLASKKRTDRFNIKSRERSGGPVTRSLQLAAAADLSENKREDGSAKQELKDFSYSLRLASRCSPPAAPYITRQYRKVKAPAAAQFQGPFFKE; encoded by the exons ATGAGAGATTCTGCAGAAG GTCCTAAAGAAGACGAAGAGAAGCCTTCAGCCTCAGCACTTGAGCAGCCAGCCACCCTCCAGGAGGTGGCCAGTCAGGAGGTGCCTCCAGAACTAGcaacccctgcccctgcctgggaGCCACAGCCAGAACCAGACGAGCAATTAGAAGCGGCAGCTTGTGAGGTGAATGAtttgggggaagaggaggaggaggaagaggaggaggatgaagaagaagaagaagaagaagaagatgatgagTTGGAAGACGAGGGGGAAGAAGAAGCCAGCATGCCAAATGAAAGTTTTGTGAAAGAGCCAGAAATACGGTGTGATGAGAAGCCAGAAGATTTATTAGAGGAACCAAAAACAACTTCAGAAGAAACTCTTGAAGACTCCTCAGAGGTAACACCTGCCATGCAAATCCCCCGAACTAAAGAAGAGGCCAATGGTGATGTATTTGAAACGTTTATGTTTCCGTGTCAGCATTGTGAAAGGAAGTTTACAACCAAACAGGGGCTTGAGCGTCACATGCATATCCATATATCCACCGTCAATCATGCTTTCAAATGCAAGTACTGTGGGAAAGCCTTTGGCACACAGATTAACCGGCGGCGACATGAGCGGCGCCATGAAGCAGGGTTAAAGCGGAAACCCAGCCAAACACTACAGCCGTCAGAGAATCTGGCTGATGGCAAAGCATCTGGAGAAAACGTTGCTTCGAAAGATGAATCGAGTCCTCCCAATCTTGGGCCAGACTGTCTGATCATGAATTCAGAGAAGGCTTCCCAAGACACAATAAATTCTTCTGTCGTAGAAGAGAATGGGGAAGTTAAAGAACTTCATCCGTGCCAATATTGTAAAAAGGTTTTTGGAACTCATACTAATATGAGACGGCATCAGCGTAGAGTTCACGAACGTCATCTGATTCCCAAAGGTGTACGGCGAAAAGGAGGCCTTGAAGAGCCCCAGCCTCCAGCAGAACAGGCCCAGGCCACCCAGAACGTATATGTACCAAGCACAGAGCccgaggaggaaggggaagcagatGACGTGTACATCATGGACATTTCTAGCAATATCTCTGAAAACTTAAATTACTATATTGATGGTAAAATTCAAACTAATAACAACACTAGTAACTGTGATgtgattgagatggagtctgcttCGGCAGATTTGTATGGTATAAATTGTCTGCTCACTCCAGTTACAGTGGAAATTactcaaaatataaagaccacACAGGTCCCTGTAACAGAAGATCTTCCTAAAGAGCCTTTGGGCAGCACAAATAGTGAGGCCAAGAAGCGGAGAACTGCGAGCCCGCCTGCACTGCCCAAAATTAAGGCCGAAACAGACTCTGACCCCATGGCCCCCTCTTGCTCCTTAAGTCTTCCTCTTAGCATATCAACAACGGAGGCAGTGTCTTTCCATAAAGAGAAAAGTGTTTATTTGTCATCAAAGCTCAAACAACTTCTTCAAACCCAAGATAAACTAACTCCTCCTGCAGGGATTTCAGCAACTGAAATAGCTAAATTAGGTCCTGTTTGTGTGTCTGCTCCTGCATCAATGTTGCCTGTGACCTCAAGTAGGTTTAAGAGGCGGACCAGCTCTCCTCCCAGTTCTCCACAGCACAGTCCTGCCCTTCGAGACTTTGGAAAGCCAAGTGATGGGAAAGCAGCATGGACCGATGCAGGGCTGACTTCCAAAAAATCCAAATTAGAAAGTCATAGCGACTCACCAGCGTGGAGTTTGTCTgggagagatgagagagaaactGTGAGCCCTCCATGCTTTGATGAATATAAAATGTCTAAAGAGTGGACAGCCAGTTCTGCTTTTAGCAGTGTGTGCAACCAGCAGCCACTGGATTTATCCAGCGGTGTCAAACAGAAGAGTGAGGGTACAGGCAAGACTCCGGTCCAGTGGGAATCTGTCTTAGATCTCAGTGTGCATAAAAAGCATTGTAGTGACTCTGAAGGCAGGGAATTCAAAGAAAATCATTCAGTGCAGCCTATGTGTAGTGctgtaaagaaaaggaaaccaacCACCTGCATGCTGCAGAAGGTTCTTCTCAATGAATATAATGGCATCGATTTACCTGTAGAAAACCCTGCAGATGTGACCAGGAGCCCAAGTCCTTGTAAATCTCTAGAAGCTCAGCCAGATCCTGACCTCGGTCCGGACTCTGGTTTCCCTGCCCCTACTGTTGAGTCCACACCTGATGTTTGTCCTTCATCACCTGCCCTGCAGACACCCTCCCTCTCATCCGGTCAGCTGCCTCCTCTCTTGATCCCCACAGATCCCTCTTCCCCTCCACCCTGTCCCCCGGTATTAACTGTTGCCACTccgccccctcccctccttcctacCGTACCTCTTCCAGCCCCCACTTCCAGTGCATCTCCACACCCATGCCCCTCTCCACTCTCAAATGCCACAGCACAGTCCCCGCTTCCAATTCTGTCCCCAACAgtgtccccctctccctctcccattcCTCCCGTGGAGCCCCTGATGTCTGCCGCCTCACCCGGGCCGCCAacactttcttcttcctcctcttcatcttcctcctcctcttcgttttcttcttcatcttcctcctcttctccttctccacctcctctctctGCAATatcatctgttgtttcctctGGTGATAATCTGGAGGCTTCTCTCCCCATGATATCTTTCAAACAGGAGGAATTAGAGAatgaaagtctgaaacccaggGAAGAGCCCCAGTCTGCTGCTGAACAGGATGTTGTTGTTCAGGAAACATTCAACAAAAACTTTGTTTGCAATGTCTGTGAATCaccttttctttccattaaagATCTAACCAAACATTTATCTATTCATGCTGAAGAATGGCCCTTCAAATGTGAATTTTGTGTGCAGCTTTTTAAGGATAAAACGGACTTGTCAGAACATCGCTTTTTGCTTCATGGAGTTGGGAATATCTTTGTGTGTTCTGTTTGTAAAAAAGAATTTGCTTTTTTGTGCAATTTGCAGCAGCACCAGCGAGATCTCCACCCAGATAAGGTGTGCACACATCACGAGTTTGAAAGCGGGACTCTGAGGCCCCAGAACTTTACAGATCCCAGCAAGGCCCACGTAGAGCATATGCAGAGCTTGCCAGAAGATCCTTTAGAAACTTCTAAAGAAGAAGAGGAGTTAAACGATTCCTCTGAAGAGCTTTATACGACTATAAAAATAATGGCTTCTGGAGTAAAGACAAAAGATCCAGATGTTCGATTGGGCCTCAATCAGCATTACCCAAGCTTTAAACCACCTCCATTTCAGTACCATCACCGTAACCCCATGGGGATTGGTGTGACAGCCACAAATTTCACTACACACAATATTCCACAGACTTTTACTACCGCCATTCGCTGCACAAAGTGTGGAAAAGGTGTTGACAACATGCCGGAGTTGCACAAACATATCCTGGCTTGTGCTTCTGCAAGTGACAAGAAGAGGTACACGCCTAAGAAAAACCCAGTACCGTTAAAACAAACTGTGCAACCCAAAAATGGCGTGGTGGTTTTAGATAACTCTGGGAAAAATGCCTTCCGACGAATGGGACAGCCCAAAAGGCTAAACTTTAGTGTTGAGCTCAGCAAAATGTCGTCGAATAAGCTCAAATTAAAtgcattgaagaaaaaaaatcagctagtACAGAAAGCAattcttcagaaaaacaaatctgCAAAGCAGAAGGCTGACTTGAAAAATGCTTGTGAGTCATCCTCTCACATCTGCCCTTACTGTAATCGAGAGTTCACTTACATTGGAAGCCTGAATAAACACGCCGCCTTCAGCTGTCCCAAAAAACCCCTTTCTCCtcccaaaaaaaaagtttctcattcATCTAAGAAAGGTGGACACTCATCACCTGCAAGTAGTGACAAAAACAGTAACAGCAACCACCGCAGACGGACAGCGGATGCGGAGATTAAAATGCAAAGCATGCAGACTCCGTTGGGCAAGACCAGAGCCCGCAGCTCAGGCCCCACCCAAGTCCCGCTTCCCTCCTCATCCTTCAGGTCCAAGCAGAACGTCAAGTTTGCAGCTTCGGTGAAATCCAAAAAACCAAGCTCCTCCTCTTTAAGGAACTCCAGCCCGATAAGAATGGCCAAAATAACTCATGTTGAGGGGAAAAAACCTAAAGCTGTGGCCAAGAATCATTCTGCTCAGCTTTCCAGCAAAACATCGCGGAGCCTGCACGTGAGGGTACAGAAAAGCAAAGCTGTTTTACAAAGCAAATCCACCTTGGCGAGTAAGAAAAGAACAGACCGGTTCAATATAAAGTCTAGAGAGCGGAGTGGGGGGCCAGTCACCCGAAGCCTTCAGCTGGCAGCTGCTGCTGACTTGAGTGAGAACAAGAGAGAGGACGGCAGCGCCAAGCAGGAGCTGAAGGACTTCAG